GTGGCGCCAGAGGAATTCGAGGGCCAGGGACTCGACGGTGCCGGCGGGCAGGCACTCGGGGTCGGGGCAGGCCATGCCCCATTCCGCCGGGTCCAGATCGTTCGCCGGCCCCGGAATGAAGGGTATGGCCCCGCCTTCCAAGAGAGAGGGAACGCCGCGACGCAGGTCCATCCACGCGCGCCACTGGCCCCCCGCCTCCGCGCGCAGGGCTCGCAACCCCTCCGCCTGGGCGGCGGCGCCCTCCAGGAGATCCGCATCCGCCTGGATTTCCACCACCCGAAGCTCGGGCCGGACGGTGGTCAAATGGTCGAAGGGATGGAGCGGCTCCTTGGCCCTCTGGCTCCACGTGGCGATCGAAACCACGGCGAACCCGGCGAGAAGCGCAACGACTGTAAGGCAGGACCGTCTGATGGTGGCGCGCATGAGTCCCCTCCCCGCGAGGCTGCAGGTTCAGCCAGAGAGGGCCCACACGCTATGCGGAACGAGAATCCCACCCAGAGGCCCCCGCCCCTCGTAACCCGACAGCTCCGTATAGGATTCTGGTGCCTCCTGGCGAAGATGTCAAGTTCTTGAAACAATAGAGGTTACTCCGTTCTCAGCATCCTGTCCGGGCAGGAGGGACGCCCCCGCACGCCTGTCCCCCCCATGAAGACCGATGCGGCAAAGCCGAAAGGGCGGCCCCGAAAGGCCGCCCTTGCTTCCCGATTTCCGCGAACCGAGGCCCGCCTCGTTCCGCCTCCGCAACTTCTTACGGCATGCCGTCGCAGTAGGAATCGGCGGCGCGGGCCACGCCTTCCGACGTGGTTCCCAGGGAGCCCTCGGCGCCCGTCCCGTTGTCGGCCGTGACGAGGAAATACAAAACCGATGGCGTGGAGGTGAGGCCCGCCTCCAGGTCCACATCGCCCACCTGGAGGAGTTCTCCCGCATCCGTCCAGGAGGACCAGAGGCATTCCTTCTTGCCGACGGAGGCGTCGGTCACCTGGAAGGCGGTGGTCACCGGCGAGGAGGACACGTAGAGCTGGTAGTGGTAGGCCCCCACGTCCTCGAACTCGAGATCCACGAGGCTCCCGTCCTTGGCGGCTTTGAGGTGGTGGGAGGCGTCGTCGGAGACCTCGGCGGGGGGCGGGCAGAGGGACCAGGTGACGGACGTGGCGGAGGCGTCCTCCGTGTAGCCCGAGCAGCCGTACCCGGTGACCCGGCAGGTGTAGGAGTGGGCGGCCGCCGAGGAGAAGACCGGGCTGTACGTGGAGCCGGTGGCCCCGGAGACGGGGACACCGTCTTCGATCCACTGGTAGGAAAGGGGAGCCGTGCCTCCCGTGGCGGAGGCGGTGAGGGTCACCGGAACCCCCAGGCAGGGCGAAAGGGGGCCCTCGGGAGCGACCGTAACGGACGAGGGGTTCGTGCAGGCGCATCCGTCCTTTTCGTTGATGAGGATCCGGATGTCGTCCACGTACCAGCCCTCGGTCCCCGTGCAGCCCGACCAGCACGTGTAGGTGTACACCACGAACTTGAACCGGAACTGGGTGGCCCCGGCGTAGGCGCTCAGGGGCACGGCCAGTTCGCCCCAGGTCAGGTCTCCCGCGTCGAGGTAGAAGGATTCGTTCCGGACCCAGGTCGTCCCCCCGTCGGTGGAGATCCACACCCGGGCGCGGCTGTAGCCCGGACAGGGAATGGCGGCCGCGTGCCAAAAGCGCAGTTCTTTGAGGACGGTGCCCGAGGGGACGGCGATATTGGGACTGATCCAGGATTCCTCGGGGTTCGTGTAGCAGACGTCGGGGGAGGCCTCGGGCGTGTGGTAGCTGTGGGTGGCGCTGTGGGCGCGATCGGTGGACCAGATCCAGTCCCCGTGGCCGAGGGCCGTGGTGCAGGCGCTCACGCTCCGGGCCGTGGTCCCCGCCCAGCCGTTGGGGTAAGCCTCGGCGTCGTCGGAGAAGAGGAGGTCCTTGTCGGTGGCCTTGGCGAAGGTCCCCGAAACGGGGGAGATGTTGCCGCCCGTGAGCGTGTACGAGAAGGTGATGCTCCGGTCCGCGTACCCCGCCGGATCGCAGGCCAGCGTCACCAGGAAACTGCGCTGGGCCGTGGCCCCCGAGGCGATGTCCCCGAGAAAGACGGTGGGATTGGCGAGGGTCACGGCGGAGGCCGGGATGTCGCTGTCGGCGGCCACCCCCAAGGAGAGATAGACGGCCGTGGCGGTCTGGCCCGCGCAGGAGGAGTTGAGGGCGCTCACGGTGAGGGTGACGGTCTCCCCGTTGTCGATGTACCCGTCGCCGTCGCCCGAGAGGTCCAGGACCGTGCTTCCGGCGTAATCCACGTGGGGCCCCGACACGGACCCGTAGACGTACCCGATGCTCGAGGTCTCGGCCCCGATGCAGCGCACGTCCATCAGGCCCGAGGTGGTCTCGTTGTTGAGGGCGTTGTTGGGATCCGTCGTGGAGGTGAATTCGGAAGCCCCGTCCTCGTAGGAGAAGGCGGCCCCCGCCGTGCTCGAGTTGAGGCCGTCGGCGGTGGTCGTGTTCCACCCCTTGCGCTCCACGTTGGCGGCATACGGCGGGTCGTCGCGGAACCCGTTCACATCCCGGTGCCAGACGAGAAGGCCGAACTCGGGCAGGTAGGGCTCGTAGTAGCCCACGGGCGCGCGGTTCTCAAAGACGAACCACTCGCTGGAGTCGTTGGGGCAGACGGCCCGGTGCATGACGTTGTCCTGGGCCGCTCCCGAGAGGGCGTCGATGCGGTAGGCCCCTGGATGATGGCTTCCGCCGGAGTACAGGTCCGTCACGTCTGCGGTGAAGATCCACCCGTAGCTGTCCGAGGCGTTCTGCAGTTCGATGTCGAACTTGAGGGGCGTCCCCATGTGAGAGGGGTTCGTGCCCGATTTGACCCCGTTGTAAGAGCCGTTGTCCATGAGGTCCCACTCGCCCGCCACGGTGGCGTCGTAGTCGTAGTCGTAGAGGTCGGGGCCGCCGAGGGTGTGGAAGCCCTCGTGGGCGTAGACCCCCACGCCGAACCACTTGTCCGTGACGGCGGGCGGGCTCACGCCGCGGTTGAGGGCCGGCTCGAATTCGGGATTGATGGAATACGTATGCCCCCGAGGGACAGACTTCCCGTCCACGGTGACGGCCGTGTCGATGTTCCACTGGTGAGACCAGATGTGATTCAGGGGATCGGTCACCCCGTCGCAAGATTCTCCGTAGTGCTCCTGGCCTTCCCTCGCGTGGATGACGAAGATCATGAGTTCGGCGTCGGAGATCGTGCCGTCGCCGTTCGTGTCGTACCGCGCGTAATCCACGTCGGGCTCGGCGGCCTTGATGGCCCATTCGATGAGATCCTTGATGTTGTTCACGCTGTCGCTGCTGCAAAACCCCATCTTGTACTTGTCCTCCCCCCAGTAGGCCATGGTCTGGGGGTTGATGTACCAGCCGTCGTTGACCACGGTGCCCGAGCCGGCCCCGTTTTGGGCCACCGTCACGTCCCACTGGAACTGTCCGTAGGAGACCTCGTCGTAGTAGTGGTTGAGGCCGCCGGGGATGGCCGGGTCCCCGAAGAGGTCCTGCCAGGCGGAGGCATCGTTGGGGCGGCCCGGGATGGGCTCGTAGCCGGGCTCGCCCGCGATGGGCGTATTCGGCCCCGTGGTGTGGCGGCTCGCCGTGTCGGCGAAGTCCACGAGGATCACGAGGACAGGGAGGCTCAGGGGCGTCGGGTTTACGGCCAGGGGCTCCTCGCCGGGGGCCGGGGGCAACCGGTCCGCCCGCGTTCCGAAGCCGCATTCCAGGAACCGCCGCTTCACCGACCCGTCGTTTTCCGGGCGCAGGGGGATCTTCAGGTCCGATGGGTCCATGCGGGGACGGATGTGCCGGGGCCATCCCTCGGGAACCGCGTCCCGCCCCGCCCGCAGCCGCGAGGGAGACAGGGCCTCAAGGCCCCCCGTCGCCGGATCGGCGTACACCCAGAAACCCTCCCCGTCCCGGACCAGGGTAAAGCCGTCCTCGGATTCGAAGAAGCAGAGGCGCTCGTCCCCCACCATCCGGACCACCACCGGCGTCCCGTCGGGCTGGAACCTCACGTGGGGCTTGGGGTAGGCCTTCACGGCCCAGACCGCCACCGAGGCCGACAGGGCGCCCGCGGCCGCCGCCGCGAGCGCAAAGTTCTTCCAGGACAAGGATTCACGGAAAAAGGACCGGCCACGCTCCTTCGGACGCACGTTCCCCATGACGCCCTCCCACTTGCAGACTATTTGCGGAAGGGCCCCTGAACGTCACGGGGGATTCTCTGGCTGGGGATCGCTCCCAACGGGGGTGTGGACGCGAAGAAGAAAGAGGCGGGCCAAGGCCCGCCCCTTTTCTCCGGTGTTGGACCGACCAGAGCCCTACGGGCAGGTGCTCACCGTGCTCTTAGCGGTGAAGCCGCACTGATTGGAGGCGGCAGGGTGGCGCTCGTTCCCGGCCGAGTCCCTGCCCCATGAGCTTTCCATCACGGAGGCGTCCGAACCGACGAGGACCCACCAGACGAAGTCCTCCCCCTCCGGGATGGCCGGGGCTGACCAGCTGTAGCTTCCCGTCGGTCCCATGCCGCAGGAGCTTCCCGAAAGGGAGTAAGAGGAAAGGCCTCCTTCCGTTCCCCAGTAGACGTTGTAGGCGGGGCTTACGCAGGTGGAGACGTCCCAAGTAAGGTCCACCGTCCTCCCGTCCTGAGACGTCTTGGCGGCCATCATCGGTGTCCCCGTGACCCACCTCCCGTCGGGGACGGGCTTGACCGACGTGGTGCTCCCGGATGTGGAGCAGGGGGTGTTTGTCTGCACGTGCGACACGACGATTTCGTCCACGTACCAGCCCTCGTAGGTCAGGGATCCATCCGTCGAGAAATTCCATCGCACGAGGATTGTCTGGCCGTTGTAGGCCGAGAGCGTCACGCTGTACTGCGTCCAGGTGAGGTTCGTGCCCGTATAGCAGGGTAGATTGTTGTCGTATCCGCAGGCGTCGCTCGTGTTCCGAAAGGTGTCTGGATAGGCCGGCGCCGGCGTCAGTTGGGTCCAACTGGAGCCTCCGTCGCTGGACACCTCCACAACGCCGCCGTCGTAACGGCTTTCGATCTCATAGGCCGTCCAATACGTCATGCGGGAAAGCTGACCCGCCGTGAGGGTCAGGGGAGGGGTCCGGAGCGCGCCGCAAGAGCTGTCCGCGTACCCAGAGTGGTACGCGCTGGCACCTCCGTGGACCCGCGCCGCGGTGGTGTGCCAGGTTCCGGTGAGAGTCATGGCCGGATCGCCCACCTCCGCCCCCGCCTGCCAGGTGGAGTCTCCGATGCTCCCCACGGGAACCGCGGAACGCCGAACGAGATTCGAATCCTCGACCCCATTGGCGTCATCTACGGCCCTCACGACGTAGTAGTAGGTCGTCCCGCTTACGAGGCCCATGGCATCATGAAAAGACGTCCCCAGGACCCCTGTCGCAATCATGCTCCCAGTCCCCGGAATGAAGCCCGAGTCGGTGGATCGGTAGATGTTGAAGGTCACCTCCCCACCGCACTGGGCGGACGCCGCGCTCCATTGGAGATCCAGGGAACAGGGAGACGCCGAGCCGGAGGTAACGGCGGACAGGCCTGCAAACATGGGGGCTAGGGTGCATACCCCCTCGGCCGTTTCCGAAGCGCAAGAACTCTGGGCCGACTGGCAACGGCCCGTCGCGTCCACACCCACCACGTGATAAGCGTACGAGGTTCCTCCCGAAACCTCAGTGTCCGTGTAGGAGGTTGACGTGAGCCCTTCGGCCAACAGGGTCCAGGCCAGCGGCGCGGGCGAGCAGGTGGAGCCCTGTGCCCGATACAGGCTGTACGTGGCGGCCGCTGGGGAACCTCCCGCCCAGGACAGGTCGATTCGGTTGTCTCCGTTGGCGATGGCCTGGAGCGATGAGGGCGCTCCCGGGTCCTCGCATCCGCACTCGTCGAAGCGAAAGGAGGCCACCCGCGTGGCGCTGCTCCCGGACTCCATGTACTCGGAAAAGAACCAAAACGTGCACTCATCCACGGGATCAACGCCTATGCCCGCGTAGTCACCCCATCTATCGTACGTCGTCTGGGAGGAGACCCCGTCGATGATCCGGTGTTCGTAGTAGGGCATGGTTCCCAGGGGGTCCGTGCTGAGCCGACCCGCATAATAGAGAGACGGGTAATAAGGGGTGCTGCTTCCCGTTCGGGTGTAACCCACGGCGATGTTCCCACTGCCATCCATGGCGGCGCTCGCGACGGACCGATGCACCCCCGGTTCGCCTCCGAGGGTCCCTTCCTGATACAGGTACCAGGAGGATCCCTCCTTCCGGAGCTCGAACCACCTCACCGCCGCGTGATCCGTCCCGTCCACGTCCACCGCAAAGGCTCCAACCAGCGTTTCGTGCGAGCCGAAGTTTCTGTATTGGAGAGGGAAGTGGAGCGGCTCCCGAATGGGGTCGATGGCCTGCGTGGTTCCCGGCTGGGGCATACAGTCCCAGTTTCCCGACGTTCCGCAAAGGGTGTGATCCCAGTCCGTCATCTGGATGCTGGGTAATTGAGTGACGAAGGAATTGGCCGGTGTGGCCCAGTCCACGAAGACCTCGCGCATTTCCATCAGGTCGCATCCCGCGCACGTACCTCCGTGGATCTCGGTGTCCACGGGGCGCAAGAAGAGGCCCCTGGCCCCGGAAGGCGGGGGATTAGGCCCCTCGTGGCCAGCGGGAAGGAAAAGCTGGAAGCCCCACCCCGCAAGGTCCGGAAGCGAGAACTTCTGCATCGTCGCCGGTTGGCCGGTCAGCATCTTGGAGCGTTCCATCGCAAAAACGTCGCGCGTCGTGGACGTGCCCGCGTTTACGCCCACAAGGTAAGCTCCGTCGTCGAAAGCCCCGTCCCCATCCTCGTCCAGAGGCCAGACACCGTACTTGGGGTAATCCGGCACGCTCGAATAACCGGCGTTGAAGGTGTAGGCGTACCATGCGCCCGTCGGGTCCGGGGTCTGGGACACGTAAACGCAGAAGTAACTTCCCGTTCCGGAGAATTCACTGATGACCCACCGGTCGGCCAATTGGTCGTAAAGGACGATGGGGTCGCAGTACCCGTTGTTGCAGGGGGAGGTCGAGGAGAGGCTCTCCATGGTAAAAGAAGTGTCGAATACTCCGTTCTTGTCGAAGACCCATACCGTTGAGTTTGCCGCGTTCACGCCTTGAACGACGTGATCCGGCCCGACGTCCCCCGTGCAGTCCGGGGGATAGGATCCGTAGTCCGCCCCCTCCACGTTGACGATCGGTGTGTCAAAGGCACTTGGCGCCGGGATGGGAGCCTGGCGCTGCCATTCCACAAGGCGGTCTTCGACGGGGGGGACCACGACCTCCGGCCCAAGAAAGCCCTGCTCGTCTCTCCGCTTCATCTCCAGTCCGTACAGACCTTCGACCGGAGCCAGGGGCGGAAGGTCCCTGACGCGGGGGCTGAGGGTGGGAAAAACCGGGCCCACCACCTGGGTTGCCCCTGCAATCCGCTCCTGCGCCCAGCCCGGCAAGACCGGTGAAACGAAGAGTATAACGAACGTCAAGATTGCCAGGCGCCTCATAGGATCCTCCCCTTCCCCACTTTACAGGTTTCGACTCTCCAGTAACAGCCGAGAGGCACTTCGAACGTACTTGTTTTCCGACCGGGCCAAACGGGAAAGCGCCTGACCGTCCAGGGTCTCGAGGAGAGCTTCCGCCCAGGCGAGGACGTCCACTTCCGCATACTGACGCCGGATAGTCTCCGCTCCAGAAACCGCCTTGCCCTGGAAGGCCTCCATTTTCCCAGGTCTACGCCCCCACAGAGTGCGGTCCAGAAAAACACGATCCTCGGGGCCCGAGACACGCAGAGTCAGGACCTGCACCCAGGCGCGTGCCCGGGGGGGAGGGTAGGGCGTGGCCCCATCCCTGGAATACCTAACGTCCTGCCAGCGGCTTCTGTAGGAGAGATCCAATCGTCCCAGGACCTCCTCCAAGAGTGGATCGGCCAACATGCGCTGGAGGGGTACGAGCCTCGACACCGACTCGCCTTCTTTTCGGAGTTCCAGGATTCTCCTTGCCGCATCGTCGGGAGAGACCGGTCCCGAGGGATCGCCCATCCACTTTCGGAGGAGGCCCGTATCCTCGATTCGGGAGAGTGCGGCGGCCCGAACGGCGGGGTCGCCATCAGTCCTGGCGGTGTCCTCAAGGACCTCCGGGTCCGAGCATTCAAGCACACCTTCCATGCGTCGTTCCGGATCAGCCTGCCGGTGCAGCCACCCTCTCAGTCCGCCGATCTCGTCCAACCGCCTGATGGCCGCGACACGAACATCCACATCCGGGTCCATCGAGGCGATCCGGCCCAGCCGATCCAGGTTCCTGATCCGGTCGGCCGCTGCCCGCCGCACGACCCAGTCCGCGTCAGATTCTGAGACCCGGCCGATGACCTTCTCGTCGTTGATTCTCCGCAAGGCCGCCAGCCGGACGTGCGGGCTGGCATCCTGGAACAGTACCAGCGCAAGAGATTCCTCCGAAACCAGCCGGCTCGCAGCAATGGCGCGCACATTCGGAGACGGATCGGTGGAGGCGGCCGTCCGAAAGAGACTCTGGTCATCCGAGACTTGGAGGAGGGCGGCGGAACGGACCTCCGGGGACGGGTCGTTGCGAGCGGCCGTTGCGAGGACCGCCTCTTCCCGGATGCGCCGGATGGCAGAAGCCCTTACCCGGGGGCTGGCATCTCTCCGAAAAACCTCCACGAGGGACTTGGCGTCGGAGATTCGTGAGACGGCCCGCGCCCGGACCTCCGGTTCGGAGTCCGAGTAGGCGATTTCCAGGAGAAGCTCCGGCAGATCCAACTGCCCCACGGCCGCTGCCCGAACCCTTCCGTCCGCGTCGGATCGGGCCAAATGGGCCCGTGTCTCCTGAGAACGAAGGCCCTCCGCCGCCGCTGCTCGAACCAGGGGATCTTCGTCCGCGACGGCCACGGAACTGAGGAAAACCTGGTCGTCAATCCGGCGGACGGCTTCCCTTCGAACGACGGCGCTCGCATCCTTCCGGACCAGGACCTTCAGAACCTCCTCCGTCGGAAGCAGCTCCACGGCCTGACGTCGAGTCTCCGGATCGGGGTGGTCCGCGACCACGTGATCCAAGGCGCCCAATTCTCGAAGCCGCCGAAGAGCGAGGGCCTTCGTCTCCCGATCTTGGCTGCGGTCCAGGAGCACCTTGAGGTGGTCGGGGTTTGACAACCTGGCGATTGCGAGCATTTTGGGCCGTGATTCGACTTCTTGGAGGACGGCGAGGCGGAGAAAGGAAGGATTTGAAAGGCCTTTGACGGCCGCCTGTCGAACCTCCACCTCAGGATCCGAGACCGCCGCGTGAAAGCGCGCCTCCTCCGAAAGGAGCCTTTCCACGGCGTTTCGGCGAACCACCCAATCGGGATCTCCAAGGGCCGTCTGTTCCAAAAGGGCCTGATCCTGGACCCGGTCAATCGCTTCCGCCCTGAGGAACCAATCGCCCTCCCGAAGAATGTCCTCCAGAAAGACCGGATCGTGGAGGCGCCGAATGGCTTCCATCCTCGCCCCTTTGCTCGATGCGCATCGGGCCACCCGCCAGAGATCTTCCTGATCCTTGAGTTGCAAGACGGCGGCTACAGCCTCCATTTCGTCCTGGCTTTGAACGGCAACCGACAAGAGGCCCGAGGGGGAGCCCTCGGGGATCACCTCTCCCCCGAGGCCATTGGCGTTCGATCCGACCACGGGCGGCATCACCTTCTCGCAAGGTTCAGAAGCCTGAGAGGCCGCTGTCCACCCAAGCATCAGTCCTGTGCCCCATAGGACCATCAGGGGTAACGTGGAGAACACGATCCCGATCCTCCCACCCCACTGAGCACCCCGGTTCACCATGCCTCCGCCCGCCTTCCCCAACACCCGCCCCCCTCCCTCTGGGCGACCTCCCACGCGCCTGGCCGCCGGCGGCTCGAGCAGATTGCAGCAATCCGCGTCAAAAGCTTTATTCTAGCAGCCCCCAAGGTATGGGGCTTCGCTCTCCGACTCCTCGTCGCCTCTCTTGGCGAGATCAAACAGGTGGGGCGGGCCGGAGCCCGCCCCGTTTGAATCCGATGCCGGGCTTCTCCTACTTGTCGCAGTACGCATCTGCCGTGCGGGCCGTGCCGGAGGAGTTGTTCCCCAGGCTCCCCTCCGTTCCGAAGCCGTTGTCCGCCGTCACCAGGAAGTACAGCACCTGCGTGCTTCCCGTGATCCCGCTTTCCAGATCCACCAGGGACATCCTCAGCATTCCCGGCTCCGCGTCCGGCGTCCATCCCGCCCACGCGCAGTCCCGCTTTCCGTACTGCGGGTCCGCCACCTGGAACGCCGACGTGTTGGGGCTGTTGGACACGTAGACCTGATAATGGCTCGCCGTCACGTCCTCGAAGACGATGTCCGTCGCGCTCCCGTTCTTGTACGCCTTCAGCGGGTGGTCCGCGCTTCCCGACACCTCCCCCGCCATGCAGGGCGAAATCGTCACCGCGTGGCCCCCCGACGTGCCCGCACACCCCGAGGCGTTCGTGTAAGACACGGTGTAGGTGCCCGACGCGGTGGCCGTATGCGTCGCGCTGTCCGTGCCCACGGGGCTCCCGTT
The sequence above is a segment of the Acidobacteriota bacterium genome. Coding sequences within it:
- a CDS encoding M6 family metalloprotease domain-containing protein is translated as MGNVRPKERGRSFFRESLSWKNFALAAAAAGALSASVAVWAVKAYPKPHVRFQPDGTPVVVRMVGDERLCFFESEDGFTLVRDGEGFWVYADPATGGLEALSPSRLRAGRDAVPEGWPRHIRPRMDPSDLKIPLRPENDGSVKRRFLECGFGTRADRLPPAPGEEPLAVNPTPLSLPVLVILVDFADTASRHTTGPNTPIAGEPGYEPIPGRPNDASAWQDLFGDPAIPGGLNHYYDEVSYGQFQWDVTVAQNGAGSGTVVNDGWYINPQTMAYWGEDKYKMGFCSSDSVNNIKDLIEWAIKAAEPDVDYARYDTNGDGTISDAELMIFVIHAREGQEHYGESCDGVTDPLNHIWSHQWNIDTAVTVDGKSVPRGHTYSINPEFEPALNRGVSPPAVTDKWFGVGVYAHEGFHTLGGPDLYDYDYDATVAGEWDLMDNGSYNGVKSGTNPSHMGTPLKFDIELQNASDSYGWIFTADVTDLYSGGSHHPGAYRIDALSGAAQDNVMHRAVCPNDSSEWFVFENRAPVGYYEPYLPEFGLLVWHRDVNGFRDDPPYAANVERKGWNTTTADGLNSSTAGAAFSYEDGASEFTSTTDPNNALNNETTSGLMDVRCIGAETSSIGYVYGSVSGPHVDYAGSTVLDLSGDGDGYIDNGETVTLTVSALNSSCAGQTATAVYLSLGVAADSDIPASAVTLANPTVFLGDIASGATAQRSFLVTLACDPAGYADRSITFSYTLTGGNISPVSGTFAKATDKDLLFSDDAEAYPNGWAGTTARSVSACTTALGHGDWIWSTDRAHSATHSYHTPEASPDVCYTNPEESWISPNIAVPSGTVLKELRFWHAAAIPCPGYSRARVWISTDGGTTWVRNESFYLDAGDLTWGELAVPLSAYAGATQFRFKFVVYTYTCWSGCTGTEGWYVDDIRILINEKDGCACTNPSSVTVAPEGPLSPCLGVPVTLTASATGGTAPLSYQWIEDGVPVSGATGSTYSPVFSSAAAHSYTCRVTGYGCSGYTEDASATSVTWSLCPPPAEVSDDASHHLKAAKDGSLVDLEFEDVGAYHYQLYVSSSPVTTAFQVTDASVGKKECLWSSWTDAGELLQVGDVDLEAGLTSTPSVLYFLVTADNGTGAEGSLGTTSEGVARAADSYCDGMP